From a region of the Brevibacterium siliguriense genome:
- a CDS encoding ABC transporter substrate-binding protein gives MTTPPLSRTSFAAFASATAICTLALTGCGTTDTDAPADTKSQASASCADDSSTTSADPVSVTDDTGHEIKLDKPAAKVVSLEWQYTEDLLSLCVDPAAVADAKGFTTWDTAEKLPESTTDVGTRQEPNVESILSADPDLVIIETTNRKDKIVGQLEDQGIPVMAMAGADGEDPVKYMKDTFTTVAEATGRTERAETVLADFDEKLEESKKAIAEANPETTEFVYFDGWVNGSNVALRPFGQGSLIGELGEELGLKNAWTGEVDPAYGLGQTDIEGISKVGDANFFYTGTDDPESEDYVELLKKNDIWANIPAVKEDRTTAFPSGIWTFGGPKSSEQALDAYVDALTK, from the coding sequence ATGACCACACCACCTCTGTCGCGCACCTCGTTCGCCGCTTTCGCTTCGGCAACGGCAATCTGCACACTGGCTCTCACCGGGTGCGGGACGACCGACACGGATGCTCCCGCTGATACGAAGTCGCAGGCTTCCGCATCATGCGCGGACGACTCGAGCACCACCTCGGCGGATCCGGTATCGGTCACCGACGACACCGGTCACGAGATCAAGCTGGACAAGCCGGCAGCGAAGGTCGTGTCCCTCGAATGGCAGTACACCGAGGATCTGCTCTCCCTCTGCGTAGACCCCGCCGCAGTCGCCGATGCGAAGGGCTTCACCACCTGGGACACAGCGGAGAAGCTGCCCGAGTCGACCACCGACGTCGGCACACGCCAAGAGCCCAATGTCGAATCGATCCTGTCGGCCGACCCGGATCTCGTCATCATCGAAACGACGAACCGCAAGGACAAGATCGTCGGTCAGCTCGAGGACCAGGGAATCCCCGTGATGGCGATGGCCGGCGCCGACGGAGAGGATCCCGTCAAGTACATGAAGGACACGTTCACCACTGTCGCCGAAGCCACCGGTCGCACCGAACGTGCCGAAACCGTCCTCGCCGACTTCGATGAGAAGCTCGAAGAATCGAAGAAGGCCATCGCCGAGGCGAACCCGGAGACCACCGAATTCGTCTACTTCGATGGCTGGGTCAACGGTTCGAATGTGGCGCTGCGTCCCTTCGGCCAGGGTTCGCTCATCGGCGAACTCGGTGAGGAGCTGGGGCTGAAGAACGCCTGGACCGGTGAGGTCGACCCCGCCTACGGACTCGGCCAGACCGATATCGAAGGCATCTCGAAGGTCGGCGACGCGAACTTCTTCTACACCGGAACCGACGACCCAGAGTCCGAGGACTATGTGGAGCTGCTGAAGAAGAACGACATCTGGGCGAACATCCCCGCTGTGAAAGAGGACCGCACCACGGCATTCCCTTCGGGGATCTGGACCTTCGGCGGACCCAAGTCCTCCGAGCAGGCCCTTGACGCCTACGTCGACGCTCTGACGAAGTAA
- a CDS encoding SLC13 family permease → MSLVQILMLVVLVVMFIAATKWPINIGIMGLVGAFVFGTFVFGMDDKEILEEFPASIVLTIVGVTFFFSIAQKNGTIRILVDLAIRAVRGRINIVPWIFFVVSSLLTAMGTFSPAAVALLAPAAMGFCASTGYSGVVMGAMVINGAHAGGFSPISVSGNIVRDIAEANGFEINGGALFLAAYVVNLLVTILTVVVMKALGRLRTVPDPDTLESWSGPRNAGSGSKEPDYEGGMPAPNSGSGTVMAVETEVPTMTSAVTPQVWLTISLIVVMVIGAVGFELPIGFLGLACGLVLAFTSLKNSENLVSGISWSTVLLVSGMIVYVSLLTHAGVIDSLSKMAVAIGAPLIVAIVLCYVIGVSSAFASSTALLTALIPMSIPLLEQSALSATAVMSALAVSATIVDVSPFSTDGALIIANTQGSEVKTIWRDLMIYAGFVVLIAPLLAWALLVPTGII, encoded by the coding sequence ATGTCCCTAGTTCAGATACTCATGCTCGTGGTGTTGGTGGTGATGTTCATCGCCGCTACGAAATGGCCCATCAACATCGGGATCATGGGCCTCGTCGGGGCGTTCGTCTTCGGCACTTTCGTCTTCGGCATGGATGACAAAGAGATCCTCGAAGAGTTTCCCGCGAGCATTGTGCTGACGATCGTCGGCGTTACTTTCTTCTTCAGCATTGCCCAGAAGAACGGGACTATCAGGATCCTCGTGGATCTGGCAATCAGAGCAGTCCGGGGTCGCATCAATATCGTGCCGTGGATCTTCTTCGTCGTCTCATCGCTGTTGACGGCCATGGGCACCTTCTCTCCCGCCGCCGTTGCCCTGTTGGCGCCGGCAGCCATGGGGTTCTGTGCATCGACCGGGTACAGCGGAGTGGTCATGGGTGCCATGGTCATCAACGGCGCACACGCTGGCGGGTTCTCTCCGATCTCCGTATCCGGAAACATCGTTCGTGACATTGCGGAGGCCAATGGCTTCGAGATCAACGGCGGCGCTCTCTTCCTGGCTGCCTACGTTGTCAATCTGCTGGTCACGATTCTGACTGTCGTCGTGATGAAAGCTCTCGGGCGACTGCGCACTGTGCCCGATCCGGACACGCTAGAGAGTTGGAGCGGCCCTCGAAACGCCGGTTCGGGAAGCAAGGAGCCTGACTATGAAGGCGGGATGCCTGCGCCGAACAGCGGTTCCGGAACGGTAATGGCTGTTGAAACCGAGGTGCCCACGATGACATCGGCGGTAACTCCGCAGGTGTGGCTGACGATCAGTCTCATCGTCGTTATGGTCATCGGCGCAGTCGGATTCGAGTTGCCGATCGGTTTCCTCGGGCTGGCGTGTGGGCTCGTACTGGCGTTCACGTCATTGAAGAACTCCGAGAACCTCGTATCCGGAATCTCGTGGTCGACCGTTCTCTTGGTGTCGGGCATGATCGTCTATGTCAGCTTGCTCACTCACGCTGGAGTCATTGATTCGCTATCCAAGATGGCAGTGGCAATTGGTGCGCCACTCATCGTTGCGATCGTTCTCTGCTATGTCATAGGAGTGAGTTCAGCTTTCGCGTCGTCGACTGCGCTGCTGACCGCGTTGATTCCGATGTCCATACCTCTATTGGAACAGAGTGCCCTCAGCGCGACTGCAGTCATGTCGGCGCTCGCCGTGTCGGCGACGATTGTCGATGTCTCGCCTTTCTCAACGGACGGTGCTCTCATCATTGCTAACACACAGGGCAGCGAGGTGAAGACGATCTGGCGTGACCTCATGATCTACGCCGGGTTCGTCGTCCTCATCGCCCCGCTTCTCGCATGGGCACTGCTTGTGCCTACAGGCATCATCTGA
- a CDS encoding ABC transporter ATP-binding protein: MNAIALTATGLNLGYDRTEVVHDVSLTIVPGRVTALLGPNGSGKSTVLRSLARLHPITSGDVVITEADADTPSSNLTAREFARFVTLLSQSRPHPSGLSVREIVTFGRHPHRKRFAGLTEADHSAIDRALTLTGTTAMAGRPVDQLSGGELQRVWLATCLAQDTGVLLLDEPTNHLDLRYQVEILDLMRELADDHDIAVGVVLHDLEHAATVADHVVLLEQGRIRSVGTCEDVLTTEVLSEVYGLPITTRIDADTGLVRIEALHRRSRRPAATL; the protein is encoded by the coding sequence GTGAACGCGATTGCACTGACAGCCACCGGCCTCAATCTGGGCTACGACCGTACCGAGGTCGTCCATGACGTGAGCCTGACGATCGTCCCCGGACGGGTCACCGCCCTGCTCGGACCCAACGGGTCGGGCAAGTCGACCGTCCTGCGCTCATTGGCCCGTCTGCACCCGATCACCTCGGGCGACGTCGTCATCACCGAGGCGGACGCAGATACTCCATCAAGCAATCTGACGGCCAGAGAGTTCGCCCGGTTCGTCACCCTGCTGTCCCAGTCGCGCCCGCACCCGTCGGGCCTCAGCGTCCGTGAGATCGTCACTTTCGGCCGCCACCCGCACCGCAAGCGCTTCGCCGGACTCACCGAGGCCGATCACAGTGCGATCGATCGTGCGCTGACGCTGACCGGAACCACGGCGATGGCCGGTCGCCCGGTCGACCAGCTCTCCGGCGGAGAACTCCAACGCGTATGGCTGGCGACCTGCCTGGCGCAGGACACCGGCGTGCTGCTGCTCGACGAACCGACGAACCATCTGGACCTGCGCTACCAGGTCGAGATCCTCGACCTCATGCGCGAACTCGCCGATGACCACGACATCGCCGTCGGTGTCGTCCTCCACGATCTCGAGCACGCGGCCACCGTGGCAGACCACGTCGTCCTGCTCGAACAGGGCCGCATCCGCTCGGTCGGCACCTGCGAGGACGTGCTCACAACCGAGGTCCTCAGCGAGGTCTACGGGCTGCCCATCACGACTCGGATCGACGCGGACACGGGCCTGGTCCGGATCGAGGCCCTCCACCGACGGTCCCGCCGCCCGGCCGCCACCCTCTGA
- a CDS encoding alpha/beta fold hydrolase: MELVKFDGIELAVDRFGACQDEVVLLIAGGGQSMDWWTPDFCRTLSGHGFQVIRYDHRDTGRSTASSPGHPRYTGEDLVTDPLRILDQLGIACAHLIGLSMGGGIAQVIAVRFPERVRTLTLMESSPAGGDPGHLPPPTAEVQSTFAADPPNIDWCDRAAVVDHRVNVERSYAGTSGFDVRRTREIAATEVDRTTDMESSMTNHFLVASGPDVDPAAIAAPTLVIHSTADPLFPAAHGRALAEMIPHCDILMLEGTGHEAPPPSQWSTVIPRLLTHLRQPTGPVGSVGDVPSSDSSWLDDIHRGYDIDAESYAREVEGLLEGSPHLRASLRVFAELIGEDTGERVADVGCGTGYVTGYLNDLGVNAFGIDISPEMLKIARHDHPSCHFEIGTMTQLSAEDAQLAGIVAFWSIVHVPDSAMPDVMTEFRRVLRSGGLLLVGFHVGDGAEHTSRGYSGRAVSFDSFLRHPNTVGQWMRDAGFTVISELALRPADPSPGALLLARADSQPSAACAGPASSPENVHE; this comes from the coding sequence GTGGAGCTCGTCAAGTTCGACGGCATCGAGCTGGCCGTGGATCGATTCGGGGCGTGCCAGGATGAAGTGGTGCTGCTCATCGCCGGTGGCGGACAGTCGATGGACTGGTGGACGCCCGATTTCTGCCGGACGCTCAGTGGGCACGGCTTTCAGGTCATCCGCTACGACCATCGCGACACCGGTCGGTCGACTGCGAGTTCGCCCGGTCACCCGAGGTACACAGGAGAGGATCTCGTCACCGATCCCCTTCGCATCCTCGACCAGCTAGGAATCGCGTGCGCTCATCTCATCGGACTGTCGATGGGAGGCGGCATAGCCCAGGTCATCGCTGTCAGATTCCCCGAGCGGGTGCGCACCCTGACGCTCATGGAGTCCTCGCCTGCTGGAGGAGACCCTGGACATCTGCCGCCGCCGACAGCCGAAGTCCAATCGACCTTCGCCGCAGATCCCCCGAACATCGACTGGTGCGACCGGGCCGCCGTCGTCGACCATCGAGTCAACGTCGAACGCTCGTATGCTGGGACGTCGGGATTCGACGTCCGCCGCACTCGGGAGATCGCCGCAACTGAGGTTGACCGGACCACGGACATGGAATCGTCGATGACCAATCATTTCCTCGTCGCCTCGGGCCCCGATGTCGATCCCGCCGCTATCGCCGCCCCTACCCTTGTCATCCACAGCACCGCGGACCCGTTGTTTCCCGCAGCACATGGTCGGGCACTGGCCGAGATGATCCCCCACTGCGACATTCTCATGCTCGAGGGAACGGGCCACGAAGCTCCTCCTCCGAGCCAGTGGAGCACAGTGATTCCCCGACTGCTCACTCACCTGCGGCAACCGACCGGTCCGGTCGGAAGCGTCGGCGACGTCCCATCTTCCGACTCCAGCTGGTTGGACGATATCCACAGGGGCTACGACATCGACGCCGAAAGCTACGCCCGCGAAGTGGAGGGGCTGCTCGAGGGCAGCCCCCACCTTCGGGCAAGTCTGCGCGTCTTCGCGGAGCTGATCGGCGAGGACACGGGAGAACGCGTGGCCGACGTCGGCTGCGGCACGGGCTACGTGACCGGCTATCTCAATGATCTGGGAGTGAACGCCTTCGGCATCGACATCTCTCCTGAAATGTTGAAGATCGCTCGCCACGATCATCCCTCATGCCATTTCGAGATCGGCACGATGACGCAGCTGAGCGCAGAGGATGCACAGCTGGCGGGAATCGTCGCCTTCTGGTCGATTGTGCACGTTCCCGACAGTGCCATGCCCGACGTCATGACCGAGTTCAGACGGGTTCTGCGTTCCGGAGGACTGCTGCTCGTGGGGTTCCACGTCGGCGACGGTGCGGAACACACGTCACGGGGATATTCCGGACGGGCCGTCAGCTTCGACAGCTTCCTGAGACATCCGAACACCGTCGGACAGTGGATGCGCGACGCCGGCTTCACGGTGATCTCTGAGTTGGCTCTTCGTCCCGCTGATCCTTCGCCGGGTGCCCTCCTGCTCGCCCGTGCAGATTCTCAGCCGTCGGCCGCCTGCGCTGGGCCTGCCTCCAGTCCCGAGAACGTTCACGAATGA
- a CDS encoding PrpF domain-containing protein, translated as MESQLHGQWYRGGTSKCWLFANDELPADRAGISQALSAAFGSGDDRQLNGVGGASSTTSKAAVISPSAIPGIDISYLFAQVGIGQSAVEFTSNCGNCASAVALYAIQNGLVRPCGEITEVRMLNENTRSVVVAQVATPGKRIPAHGSETIPGSSMPGISVNVFFENVDGASTGELLPTGEAVTQVSIDGSSIAVTCIDAGAPACFVNSADLGLSGSEPTAEVRLRLQELIAIRTAASRSMGLSAESEEPSPAVPKVGLIAPPSDYTSISGEKISAGDYDISAWMVSMFDLHPAIGITSAIALARASFVEGSLVNDAIDKRILQNTDAANEVSVRIGTPVGIIVCRVQLTESGEVARLGVRRVARRIAHADIDLPLVS; from the coding sequence GTGGAAAGTCAACTCCACGGCCAGTGGTACAGGGGCGGAACGTCCAAGTGCTGGTTGTTTGCCAATGACGAGTTGCCCGCGGACAGAGCTGGGATCTCACAAGCCTTGTCTGCGGCTTTCGGGTCGGGGGATGACCGTCAACTCAACGGAGTCGGCGGGGCTTCCTCAACGACCTCCAAAGCCGCTGTGATCTCGCCTTCGGCGATCCCCGGCATCGACATCAGCTACCTTTTTGCGCAGGTCGGTATCGGGCAGTCGGCGGTTGAGTTCACGTCGAACTGCGGCAACTGTGCTTCGGCTGTTGCGCTCTACGCCATCCAGAACGGTCTGGTGCGGCCCTGCGGCGAAATCACTGAAGTGCGAATGCTGAACGAGAACACTCGCTCCGTCGTGGTTGCTCAAGTGGCCACACCGGGCAAGCGAATTCCGGCTCACGGCTCAGAGACGATTCCTGGGAGCTCCATGCCGGGCATTTCAGTCAACGTCTTCTTCGAGAATGTTGACGGTGCTTCCACCGGAGAACTGCTGCCGACCGGAGAAGCGGTCACGCAGGTGAGCATCGACGGTTCCTCGATCGCGGTCACCTGCATCGATGCCGGTGCTCCGGCCTGCTTCGTCAACTCTGCTGATCTCGGACTCTCCGGGTCAGAGCCGACTGCGGAGGTTCGCCTGAGACTCCAGGAGCTCATTGCGATCCGGACAGCGGCTTCGAGATCGATGGGACTGAGTGCGGAGAGCGAGGAACCGAGCCCTGCCGTGCCCAAAGTGGGACTCATCGCACCACCGTCCGACTACACCAGCATCTCGGGGGAGAAGATCTCAGCCGGAGACTACGACATCTCTGCGTGGATGGTGTCGATGTTCGATCTGCATCCTGCTATCGGGATCACCTCGGCGATTGCCCTGGCTCGGGCTTCGTTCGTCGAAGGAAGTCTTGTCAATGATGCCATCGACAAGCGGATTCTTCAGAACACCGATGCCGCCAACGAAGTGTCTGTCCGAATCGGCACCCCAGTCGGCATCATCGTCTGCCGAGTCCAGCTCACCGAGTCGGGGGAAGTCGCTCGTCTCGGAGTCAGGCGAGTGGCGCGACGGATTGCGCACGCAGACATAGATCTGCCGCTGGTCTCATAG